Genomic window (Synechococcus sp. LA31):
GAGGGCGTGGGGGCCAAGACGGAGATGCCCCCCACCCTGGTTCCCGACATCTTCGCCGCCGATTACGGCAAGACCCTCAACCTCAACACCTTGCAAGCCCGCATCGGGGAATTGCAGAAGTGGTATGCCGATCAGGGGTATTCGCTGGCGCGGGTGAGTGGTCCCACCCGGGTGAGCCCTGAGGGTGTGGTGCAGCTACTGGTGCGCGAAGGCACCGTGGCCGGCGTGGAGGTGCAATTCCTCAACAAGGAAGGTGAAAGCACCAACGACAAAGGCCAACCGATCCGCGGTAAGACCAAAACATGGGTGGTGACCCGTGAGGTGTCGATCAAGCCTGGCGATACCTTCAACCGCCGCCAGCTTGAGGACGACATCAAGCGCTTGTACGGCACCGGCTTGTTCGGTGACGTGAAAGTGACCTTGCGCCCTTTGGCGGGTAACCCGGGGGAGGTCACAATCGTGCTGGGGATCGTGGAGCAGTCGAGTGGCTCGCTCTCCGGCGGCCTCGGCTACAGCCAGGCTCAGGGTGTGTTTGGTCAGGTGCAGCTCCAGGACAGCAACCTTCTGGGCCGCGCCTGGGATCTGGCGGTGAACTTCACCTATGGCCAGTTTGGTGGCCTGGGCGATGTTTCCTTCACCGATCCGTGGATCAAGGGCGACAAGTTCCGCACAGCCTTCCGCGCACGGGTGTTCTTCAGCCGGGAAGTGCCGCAGATTTTCCAGAGCCAGAACAACGGCACGATCAACACCGTGTCGGATGTGTCCAACGACTTCTTCAAGGCTCCATCGAATGCAACGGCCTACAACATTCAGAGTAAGAAGAATCCCACCGGTACATCGTTCGGTTCGATCGCTAAGGCAGAGAAGGCCGATCCCAGCCTTAACTGGTTCAATCTCGACAACAATTCAATCGCCCTGCAGCGCATCGGCGGCAATGTGCAGTTCGTGCGGCCACTGAATGGTGGGAATCCCTACAAGCGTGCTGCTTGGAATGTGGTGCTCGGTTTCAGTGGCCAGGAAGTGACGCCCATGAACTTTGGTGGCTCGGTCATGCCCTATGGCATGAACACTAATAACTACCGCAAGGGCAAGACGCAGGTGAAAGATGTGATCTGCATCGCCTACAACTGCGCTGATCAGAACCAGTTGGTGGGCCTGCGAGTGGCCGCCACGATGAATAACCTCAACGATCCACGCAATCCAACCTCGGGTAACTTCCTCAGCCTCGGTACCGAGCAGTTTTTCTCGGTTGGTCCTGATTCACCCACCTTCAATCGCCTGCGTGCCAGCTACACCCACTACATCCCGGTGAACTGGCTGAAGATCTTCAAGGGTTGCCGTCCAAAGCCTGGCCAGAAGGAGGATTGCAAACAGGCCCTGGCCTTCCAGGTAACGGCCGGCACCAATGTGGGCAATTTGCCTCCCTATGAAGCGTTCTGTTTGGGTGGTTCCAACTCCGTTCGTGGTTATTACGACTGTGATCTCGGTGTGGGCAAGAGCTTCGGTGAGGCCACGATCGAATACCGCTTCCCGATCTTCAGCATCATCAGCGGCGAGGTCTTCGTCGACGGCGGCACCAGCTTCGGCAGCCAGCCCAACGTGCCGGGCAATCCTGGTGGTTTGCTGCTGAAGCCCGGTGATGGCTTCTCGGTGGGCACCGGTCTGATCGTCACCACGCCTGTTGGTCCCTTGCGTTTGGAGGTGGCGAGCCAGGATTTCACCGGTGAGTGGCGTTTCAACCTGGGTGTGGGTTGGAAGTTCTGAGCAGCAGCGTGACTCTCTGGCCCAACGATTACTCCCAGGCCTGGACTCTGAACGCCCCAGTGGAGCGCTCAGGGATTGGTCTCCATAGCGGTTCAACAGCCCGTTTACGCCTTGAACCGTTTGAGCAGCCGGGCTACTGGGTGGCCTGGCTGGATGATCCCAGCCTTCAGCCCCAGCGCCTGCATCCCGCTCAGGTGTGTGAAACCCAGCTATGCACAGCCCTTCAGCTTGAGCAACGCCGGCTGGCGACTGTGGAGCATTTGCTGGCGGCCTTGGCGGGCGTGGGAATCAGCTCGGCTTTGTTGCTGGTGGATGGTCCAGAAATCCCATTGATGGATGGTTCGGCGCAGCCCTGGGTGGAGGCGATCGCTGAGGTGGGGCTCAAGTCCCTAGGGCCCCGGCCTCTTCCCCTCGTCTTGGACCACCCGATCACCCTTCAGCAGGGTCAGAGCTTCGCTACGGCGCTCCCCAGTGATCAGCTCAGGCTGGGGGTGGCGATTGAGTTTCCTCAGCCGGCCATCGGCCGTCAGCTCTATAGCCTTGCGCTCACGCCGCAGGCGTTTGTGGAGCAGATCGCCCCGGCGCGCACCTTTGGTTTTAAGCACCAAGTGGAGCAATTGTTGGCTGCTGGCCTGATCAAGGGCGGCGCCCTCGATAACGCCCTTGTGTGCGATGGCGAGGGCTGGGTGAATCCACCACTGCGCTTCGCTGATGAACCGGTGCGCCATAAGCTCCTTGACCTGCTGGGGGATCTCGCCCTGGCAGGTCTGCCTCAGGCCCAGGTGTTTGCCTTCCGCGGCTCCCATGGGTTGCACACGGCCCTGGCTGCCGCTCTGGTTTCTTCGAACTGATCCTCTTGACCGCTACCCCCTCCGCCTCGGTGCCTGTGCTCACCAGCGAGCAAATCCAGGGATTGCTGCCTCACCGCTATCCCTTTGCGCTGGTGGATCGAGTGATCGAGCATGAACCCGGCAAGCGGGCGGTGGCGATTAAGAACGTCACCTTCAACGAGCCTCAGTTTCAGGGCCATTTTCCTGGGCGGCCTCTAATGCCAGGGGTGTTGATCGTGGAGGCCATGGCCCAAGTGGGTGGTCTGATCGTGACCCAGATGCCAGATCTACCGAAAGGTCTGTTTGTGTTTGCCGGCATCGATGGTGTGCGGTTCCGCCGGCCCGTGGTGCCCGGTGATCAGCTGGTGATCAGTTGCGAGTTGCTCAGTCTCAAGCGGCAGCGATTCGGCAAGGTGAAGGCTGAAGCGAGGGTGGATGGTGAACTTGTCTGTGCCGGGGAGCTGATGTTCTCCTTGGTGGACTGAGCCGCACTGTGATGTCGTCTCTTGCCATGGAATCCAGCACGGCTGAAACCAGGATCCATCCAACCGCGGTGGTTGATCCCCGCGCGCAGATCGATCTCGGGGTGGAGATCGGCCCCTATGCGGTGGTGGGTGCGGAGGTGTCGATCGGCGCTGGCACACGCATCGGTCCGCATGTGGTGCTGGATGGTCGGGTCACCATGGGGTGCCGCAATCGCATTTTCCCGGGTGCGTGCATCGGCGCCGAGCCGCAAGACCTCAAATACAACGGTGCCTCCACCGATGTCGTGATCGGCGATGACAACGCCATCCGCGAGTGCGTGACGATCAACCGTGCCACCCATGAGGGCGAGCAGACCCGGATCGGCAGCGGCAATCTGTTGATGGCCTACAGCCACTTAGGGCATAACTGCCTGCTGGGCGATCGCATCGTGATCGCCAACAGCGTGGCGGTGGCTGGGCATGTGGTGATCGGCGATCGGGCTGTGATCGGTGGTGTGCTGGGGATTCACCAATTTGTGCACATCGGCACCCTGGCGATGGTGGGCGGGATGAGCCGCATCGACCGCGATGTGCCTCCCTTCGCGATCGTGGAGGGTCACCCTGGCCGCCTGCGGGGTCTCAATCGCATCGGCATCAAGCGCAGTGGCCTGTCTGAGCTTGATGGTGGAGCCCAGGCCAAACAGCTCCAGCAAGTGTGGGCGGAGCTTTACCGCAGCGATGCTGTGCTGGCCGATGCCCTCGGCCAGGTGCGAGCTCAGACGCTTCTGCCGCCGGCTGAAACCCTCGTGAGCTTCCTGGAGGCTTCGATCGGTCCGGGTCGACGCGGCCCCCTGCCCGCCGGGCGTTCATGAAGCGTCTGCTGATCAGCACCGGCGAAGTGTCTGGTGATTTGCAGGGCGGGCTTTTGGTGGCGGCCCTGCACGCAGAGGCCAAGCGTCGCCAGCTGCCCTTGGAGATCACCGCCCTTGGCGGGGAGCGGATGCGCCGGGCAGGCTCCACCCTGTTGGCCGACACCACCGCGATGGGCTCGATCGGTCTTTGGGAAGCGTTGCCCTTGGTTCTGCCCACCCTGCGGATTCAGCGGAGGGTGAGCGCTTGGCTTCGGCAGAGCCCCCCGGATGTGGTGGTGCTGATCGATTACATGGGCGCCAACGTGAGCCTGGGGCTCAAGCTCAGGCGCCTGCTGCCGCAGGTGCCGATCGTGTATTACATCGCCCCGCAGGAATGGGCTTTCCGGGTTGGTGAAGGCGGCTCCACCCGCCTGATCGGCTTCACCGATCGCATCCTGGCGATCTTCCCTGAGGAAGCCCGTTTTTATGGGGATCGCGGCGCCCAGGTCACTTGGGTGGGCCATCCCCTGCTCGATACCCTCTCGGATCTGCCCAGCCGGGAGGCGTCTAGGGCTCAGCTCGGGCTGCAGGCCCATGAACGGTTGCTGTTGCTCTTCCCTGCCTCACGCAAGCAGGAGCTGCGGTATTTGCTCCCTCCCCTGGCTGCGGCTGCCGCTGCGTTGCAGCGCCGCTGTCCTGGGCTTCGGGTGGTGGTGCCGGCCGGGCAGGCCAGCTTCGAGCCCGTGCTGGCTGAAGTGCTCCAGGCTGCGGGGGTGAAGGCTGAGGTGGTGCCGGCTGATCAGGCCGATCAGCAGCGGTCGCTGCTGTGCGCGGCTGCCGATCTGGCCCTTACCAAATCCGGCACCGTGAATCTTGAGCTGGCCTTGCGAGGCGTGCCCCAGGTGGTGGCCTACCGAGTGAGCCGCCCCACGGCCTGGGTGGCCCGCCATTTGCTCAAGTTTGAGGTGGCCCACATTTCACCGGTGAATCTGGTGCTGCAGGAGCGGCTGCTGCCAGAACTGCTGCAGGATCAGCTCACCGCCGAGTCTGTGGTGGATGAGGCGATGCCTTTGTTGAACAATCCCCAGGCTCGCGAGCGGGTGGCCGATGGTTATGTGCGGCTGCGGGATGCGCTCGGGCGGCAGGGTGTCACCCATCGGGCCGCGGCTGCCATCCTGGACGCGCTCCCGCTTACCCCTTCAGCTTGATCAAGCGCGCTTTCCCTCTTCTGCTGGCCGTGCTGTTGCTGCTGGCGGGTCCTGCGCAGGCGGCCGTGGACGAGGCTGTGTTGGCTGGAGGATGCTTTTGGTGCCTCGAGCATGATCTCGAGAAGCTGCCCGGCGTTCTGGAAGCTGAAAGCGGCTACAGCGGCGGCCGTGAGAGCAACCCCACCTACCGCCAGGTGAGCGCTGGGGGCACAGGCCATCAGGAAGCTGTGCGAGTGCGCTTTGATCCCGCCAAGATCAGCTATGCCACGCTGCTGCGCGCCTACTGGCGCAACGTGGATCCCCTCGATGGCGGCGGTCAGTTTTGTGACCGTGGCAGCTCCTACCGGCCTGTGATCTTCCCGCAAGGAGAACCGCAGCAGCAACAGGCCCAGGCCAGCCTTCAGGCGGCTGCCCGTGAGTTGGGTCAGCCCGTTTCGGCGATCCAGGTGAAGATCAAGCCCTTCACCCGCTTTTGGCCCGCTGAGGGCTACCACCAGGATTACGCCGAGCTCAACAGCGTGAAATACCGCTATTACCGCTGGGCCTGCGGGCGCGATCGGCGCCTGGATCAGGTTTGGGGCAGCAAGGCTCGCACCCGGGGGGCCTGGGTGTCGGCTCGCTGACCGAACAACCTCCGCAGCTCAGGTGGCAATTCAGAGGAAAAGCTTAAGTGCGCTCTTGGCGGCTTTCGGCGGTTTTTAAGTGGTGGAGCGGGTTTCCGCCCTTTTTCCTTCCATGGGAGTCTCCTACCTTGGTCTCGATCTGAATGCAGGTGTGTGTATGTATCTGCTGACGATTCGCGACGGCCTCGTCACCCGTCATATCGGCCCCTATGAGAGCCCGAAGCAGGCATCAGATGATCTCGACCGACTTCTGGACAGCTTTGGTGAACGAGCCCGCTGGCAGATTCATGCCCTTGAGGCCCCGCTTGATGTGATGCAGCGCCGTGGCCGCATGGCCGCTGCCGCCTGATCAGGGCTGAACGTCGCGCTGCTGACCTGGGTAGCCCCGTAGGAGCCCACTTTCCACCATCAACCCAACCCCAGCCACGATTGCGACCAGGCTGAGGGTGCCGTACCAGAACCAGGGGCCGTGGGCTTGGCCCAGGGTCTGCAGCGTGCGCCGTTGAACCGCCTCACCAAACAGGCAGAGACCGGCTGGGAGCAGCAGCACACCGATCTGTGCCTTCACGAACCAGCGGATCTTGCGAACAGCCATGGAGAGGTGCTGGAGCGGTCAGGAACGACAAGCCTAGGCGGGCCCCCCGGCGCGCACCCAGTTCACGAGGGTGCGGACCCCGTAGCCCGTGGCTCCGGCGGGATCCAAGCCACGACCCTTGTCGCTCCAGACCGTGCCGGCGATGTCCAGGTGAGCCCAGGGCAGCTCTGGGGTCACAAAGTCCTGCAGGAACAGCGCGGCAGTAATGGAGCCACCGGGTCTTGGACCGGTGTTCTTCATGTCGGCGAGGCCACTTTTGAGGCCCTCGCGGTACGACGCTCGCAGTGGCATGCGCCACAGGTTTTCTCCGCCTTGGCTGCCTGCCTCAATCAGGCTTTTGGCCAGCGTGTCGCAGGGTGACCACAGGCCGGCGATCTCCTCGCCCAGGGCGATCACGCAAGCACCGGTGAGTGTGGCCAGATCCACCACGGCATCGGGCTCGAGTTTGCAGGCGTACACCAGCGCATCGGCCAGGGTGAGGCGCCCTTCGGCATCGGTGTTGTTGATCTCGATCGTTTTGCCGTTCGAGGCCTTCACGATCGCGCCGGGGTGAATAGCACCGCCACTGATCATGTTTTCGCAGGCGGCCACGATCATGTGCACTTCCACCCCGGCAGGCTTGAGCTCGGCGATGGCACGCATGGCCCCCAGCACTGCAGCGCTGCCCCCCATGTCGTACTTCATCATGTCGATCTGGGAACCGGCGGTTTTGAGGTTGTACCCGCCGGAATCGAAGGTGAGGCCTTTGCCCACCAGCACGAGGCGCCGCTCCACAGACCCTGCAGGCCGGTAGGTGAGATGAATGAACTTGGGCGGCAGATCTGATCCCTGGGCCACTGCTAGATAGGAGCCCATCCCCAGGGCTTCGCAGTCGTCGCGCTCCAGCACCTTCAGCTCCAGGCCGAAGTCTGCGGCGATGGCCGCGGCGGTGTCGGCCAGGGCAGCGGGAGTTACCACATTCGGCGGTGCGGCCACCAGCTCACGCGCGAGCTCCACGCCGCTGCACACCGCGGCACTGGCGGAGACTGCAGCCTGGGCGTCTTCACTCAGCCCCAGCAGCTCAATGCGTTCGGGGCCGGGCTTGGCATCGGCTTCGCTTTTGAAGCGTTGATCGCAAAACAGGCTCAGACGCACCGCTTCGGCCATGGCGGCGGCGGCGTTGTTGGCAGCAAGCCCTTCAACCGGCATGGCCAGTCCCAGCTGGCCCGCCCCTGCCGTTGCGGCCTGCTTGCTCGCTGCCGCAACGGCCCCGCGCAGTTGTTCGGGGCCGAAATCAGCCGGTGCCCCCAAGCCCACCAGCACCAGCAGGCTCGGGGTTTGGCCCAACAGGTCGATGGATAGGCATTCGCCTGGTTTGCCTTTGAAGCGCCGTTGCTCAAGCCGATCAGCCACGCCCGTGCCGAAGCGCTCGATCAACAGATGGCGGCTGGAGCTGCCGGCATCGCCGCTGAACAGGCCCACCGCCAGGCTGTCGCCACTCCAGCTGGTGAGGTTGTCGGCAGTGCAGCGGATGTCGGCAGCCATCACGGCGGTTCAACTGGCGGCGATGGTAGAGCGATCAGTCGATGTCAGCGGTGAAGGGGGTGGCCCAGCGGGCGCGGGTTTCCTTGTTGAAGGGAGGCAACCAGTGGCGGATCAGGGCCTGCTCCAGCGACCGCCGCGGGCGCACCGTTGTGGGTGCATCACTCCAGAAGCGGATGCTCAGCTGACTGGCGAACCCAACCTGTTGCAGTGCCTCGCCGTAGGCCGCTAGGTAGCTCTTGCAGTCGTGCTCGCCCTTCCAGCGGCGATCAGCCTGGCCTGTTTCGCCCACGTAGAGCAGCAGGTGGCCCGCTAAATGGGGCGGTCGATCGATCACGAAATAAAGGGCGGCGCCGAGGTTGTTGCTCTCAGGCCAGCGCCAGAACTGCAGATGCTGTGGGGCGAGGGCCAGTGGATCGAGCCTTTGCACCGTTGCGGCGGGACCGGCCACATCACCATCGAGCAGGTTGATCTGGCCCGCCGCGATGCTGCGGCCTTCAGCAACGGCCACAAAACGTGGCTGTTGGAAGGCCAGCAACCGTTCTTGCCACTGGAGGAGCTGATGCTTCTGCAGGGGCAGATCCTGGCTGCCGCCCTGTGCTCCGAGCGCTTGAACGAAGAGATCCCCCTGCCTGGATGTGGAGCCTTTCCCCATGGGTTCAGGCCGAACGGGGCAGTTGCGGCCCGGCTGGGCCCTGGCCAAAGCGCACCTTCCCGATCAGCTCCTCCACCAGGGCTGGAGGCAATTGCAAGCGCTGTTGCAGATCGGCCAGATCGTTGAAGGGTGCGCGTTGTCGCTCGCGCAGCAGCCGCGCTCGCCGCACCCCATCTAGCTGGGGAAGCTCCCGCTCCAGCGAGGCAGCACTGGCGTGATTGAGGTCGACGGGCGTGAGGCTGGCCCTGAGGGGGGCGCCATCGCCATACCAACGAAATAGCAGGAGTGGTTCCCAGGCCATCACTTGGCTCCGGGGCAGCTCCAACAGGCGCTCCAGATCGTCCAGGCCGCTTAACTGCACGCCGCCATGCTGCAGCCGTAGGAGTAGGTCCACCTGGGCCGCTGTGATGCCGGGTAGACGCAACCAGTCATCGGCACTGGCACGGTTCACATCCAGGCGCCAGCCCAGGGCGGCGGCGCGGAGAGCCTCGCTGGAATTGTGCAGGCGCCGTTGAGGGTCCTGGCGGAGCTTCAGCTCCAGCAGATCACGCTCGACATCCTCATCGCCTGATACGGCTCGCTCCGGTGCTGGTGCCGGTTTCGGTCGACGCTGGATTTGCCCGGTGGCCTCCAGCAGGCTGCGGGCAAGTGGATCCAACCAGTGGCCACGGGCCATGGCGGTGGCAGCAGAAGCACAGTGGACCGACCTTAACGATCTTCCGGCCACTCCACCAAGCCGAGGCGGATGCCTTTCACGGCGGCATGCAGACGGCTGCGTGCCGCCAGCTTGTGGAAGATCTGTGCCACGTGGCTCTTCACCGTTTCCGCGCTGATGAACAGTGCGCCCGCGATCTCCTGATTGGTTGCATCGGCCGCCATCAGTTGCAGCACCTCCAGCTCACGCAGGGTGAGTTCGGCCAACGGAGCATCGCCAAGGCCCGAATAACCCTCGAAATACTGCTTGTAGAGCCCCTTCTCGGTGTAGGCCGCTCCTGCGCTCACGGTTTTCAGGGCCAGCGCCACCGTGCCACGACCGATCTGCGATTCGAGGCAGACGCCATCACACCCTGCTTCCACGGCCCGACGAATCGTGATCAGCCGCCTGGGTTGGGTCACGATCATCACGGCGCTGAGCTCTGGGTGGCGCGCTTTGGCTGTTGCCACGAGGGAACCGCCGTTTCCTTGCTCAAGCCGGTCGGTGCAGAGCAACAGATCCGCATTCTTGGCCTGCAGCAGTTCGAGAGCGGTGATTTCAGTGGTGGTGGCGCCCACCAGTTGATGTCCGGGGCGGATGGCGCTGACCAACAAGCTGAGGGCCATCCGGCTGCCCATGGCGGCCACCACCCGGTGCGGTTCCATCAACTGGTTGCCGTGGTCCACATGGGCGCGAACCTCCTCGATCAGGGGCGTGAAATCCAACCCTGCAAGTCGCGACTGTTTTTACTGTGTGCAGAGATGGCCGAAGCGTCAGCTGCGGCTGGATCTCCAGATACGTGGATCCGCACTCGTCACCCCTGCTGGCGCTCAGCAGAATCCCCCAACGCGCTTGGGCCCGGACGCCATGGCTTTTTTTGACTCCGAGATCGTGCAGGAGGAAGCCAAGCGCCTGTTCGGTGACTACCAGCAGTTGATGCAGCTGGGCGGTGAATACGGAAAGTTCGATCGTGAGGGAAAGAAGCTGTTCATCGAGCGCATGGAAGAGCTGATGGATCGCTACCGCGTGTTCATGAAGCGCTTCGAGCTCTCAGAGGATTTCCAGGCCAAGCTCACCGTGGAGCAGCTGCGCACCCAGCTCGGTCAGTTCGGCATGACGCCTGAGCAGATGTTTGAGCAGATGCAGCGCACGCTCGAGCGCATGAAGGGCGAACTCGAGAAGGAAGCCTGAGGGTCGCTGCCTACGATCCGCCCCTGAACAACAGCGGCAGCAATGGCCAAGGGTGCGTGGGAATTGCCGCAGTGGCTTGAACGTGGTGTTGCTGATCTGTTTCCGGCCGGTGAGGTGGCCAGCGATCCCGATCAGCAGCTGGCGGCGCGGCTTGCCCAGGCCGAGAACGACGGGCGGCGGTTGCGCATCAAGCTCGGCATCGACCCCACGGGCTCCGACATTCACCTGGGCCATTCGATCCTGTTCCGCAAGCTGCGGGCTTTTCAGGACGCCGGCCATACAGCGGTGTTGATCATCGGTGACTTCACCGCTCGGATCGGTGATCCCACCGGCAAGAGCGCCACGCGGGTGCAGCTCACCGCTGAGCAGGTGGAGGCCAATGCCGCCACCTATCTGGCTCAGCTTGGTCAGGGGCAGGACCCAGCTCGATCTCTGCTCGATTTTGAGACCCCGGCTCGCTTGGAGGTGCGTCGCAACAGCGAGTGGCTGGCGGGGCTGGATTTGCCGAAGGTGATCGAGTTGCTGGGGATCTCCACCGTGGGCCAGATGCTGGCCAAAGAAGATTTCGCTAACCGCTACGGCTCCGGCACCCCGATCTCCCTGCACGAATTCCTGTATCCCTTGCTGCAGGGCTACGACTCCGTGGCGGTGCAGGCCGACGTGGAGCTAGGCGGCACCGATCAGAAATTCAATGTGGCCACGGGCCGTGATCTGCAACGCCATTTCGGCCAGAGCACCCAGTTCGGAATGCTGTTGCCAATCCTGCCGGGCCTCGATGGCGTGCAGAAGATGAGCAAAAGCCTGGGCAACACCGTGGGCCTCAGTGAAGACCCACTCTCGATGTATTCCAAGCTCGAGAAGGTGCCCGATGCGGTGGTGGAGGAGTACCTCACGCTGCTCACCGATCTGGATCTTGAGGCGCTGCCGGCCAAC
Coding sequences:
- a CDS encoding BamA/TamA family outer membrane protein, whose amino-acid sequence is MPATRHGLSRALRLRGSLGLASMLPLAAGSLLLSAPVRAQEQAPEAAPVATPEVSPPEDSLAPPAKPEPKVLISEVVVKGIEGHPEQDRLEIAVYNAMVTRPGTQATRSELQNDLSAIYATGWFSDVRIQPVDGPLGVQLVVTVVPNPVLTQVELEGVGAKTEMPPTLVPDIFAADYGKTLNLNTLQARIGELQKWYADQGYSLARVSGPTRVSPEGVVQLLVREGTVAGVEVQFLNKEGESTNDKGQPIRGKTKTWVVTREVSIKPGDTFNRRQLEDDIKRLYGTGLFGDVKVTLRPLAGNPGEVTIVLGIVEQSSGSLSGGLGYSQAQGVFGQVQLQDSNLLGRAWDLAVNFTYGQFGGLGDVSFTDPWIKGDKFRTAFRARVFFSREVPQIFQSQNNGTINTVSDVSNDFFKAPSNATAYNIQSKKNPTGTSFGSIAKAEKADPSLNWFNLDNNSIALQRIGGNVQFVRPLNGGNPYKRAAWNVVLGFSGQEVTPMNFGGSVMPYGMNTNNYRKGKTQVKDVICIAYNCADQNQLVGLRVAATMNNLNDPRNPTSGNFLSLGTEQFFSVGPDSPTFNRLRASYTHYIPVNWLKIFKGCRPKPGQKEDCKQALAFQVTAGTNVGNLPPYEAFCLGGSNSVRGYYDCDLGVGKSFGEATIEYRFPIFSIISGEVFVDGGTSFGSQPNVPGNPGGLLLKPGDGFSVGTGLIVTTPVGPLRLEVASQDFTGEWRFNLGVGWKF
- the lpxC gene encoding UDP-3-O-acyl-N-acetylglucosamine deacetylase, whose translation is MTLWPNDYSQAWTLNAPVERSGIGLHSGSTARLRLEPFEQPGYWVAWLDDPSLQPQRLHPAQVCETQLCTALQLEQRRLATVEHLLAALAGVGISSALLLVDGPEIPLMDGSAQPWVEAIAEVGLKSLGPRPLPLVLDHPITLQQGQSFATALPSDQLRLGVAIEFPQPAIGRQLYSLALTPQAFVEQIAPARTFGFKHQVEQLLAAGLIKGGALDNALVCDGEGWVNPPLRFADEPVRHKLLDLLGDLALAGLPQAQVFAFRGSHGLHTALAAALVSSN
- the fabZ gene encoding 3-hydroxyacyl-ACP dehydratase FabZ; the encoded protein is MLTSEQIQGLLPHRYPFALVDRVIEHEPGKRAVAIKNVTFNEPQFQGHFPGRPLMPGVLIVEAMAQVGGLIVTQMPDLPKGLFVFAGIDGVRFRRPVVPGDQLVISCELLSLKRQRFGKVKAEARVDGELVCAGELMFSLVD
- the lpxA gene encoding acyl-ACP--UDP-N-acetylglucosamine O-acyltransferase, whose product is MESSTAETRIHPTAVVDPRAQIDLGVEIGPYAVVGAEVSIGAGTRIGPHVVLDGRVTMGCRNRIFPGACIGAEPQDLKYNGASTDVVIGDDNAIRECVTINRATHEGEQTRIGSGNLLMAYSHLGHNCLLGDRIVIANSVAVAGHVVIGDRAVIGGVLGIHQFVHIGTLAMVGGMSRIDRDVPPFAIVEGHPGRLRGLNRIGIKRSGLSELDGGAQAKQLQQVWAELYRSDAVLADALGQVRAQTLLPPAETLVSFLEASIGPGRRGPLPAGRS
- the lpxB gene encoding lipid-A-disaccharide synthase; the encoded protein is MKRLLISTGEVSGDLQGGLLVAALHAEAKRRQLPLEITALGGERMRRAGSTLLADTTAMGSIGLWEALPLVLPTLRIQRRVSAWLRQSPPDVVVLIDYMGANVSLGLKLRRLLPQVPIVYYIAPQEWAFRVGEGGSTRLIGFTDRILAIFPEEARFYGDRGAQVTWVGHPLLDTLSDLPSREASRAQLGLQAHERLLLLFPASRKQELRYLLPPLAAAAAALQRRCPGLRVVVPAGQASFEPVLAEVLQAAGVKAEVVPADQADQQRSLLCAAADLALTKSGTVNLELALRGVPQVVAYRVSRPTAWVARHLLKFEVAHISPVNLVLQERLLPELLQDQLTAESVVDEAMPLLNNPQARERVADGYVRLRDALGRQGVTHRAAAAILDALPLTPSA
- the msrA gene encoding peptide-methionine (S)-S-oxide reductase MsrA; translation: MIKRAFPLLLAVLLLLAGPAQAAVDEAVLAGGCFWCLEHDLEKLPGVLEAESGYSGGRESNPTYRQVSAGGTGHQEAVRVRFDPAKISYATLLRAYWRNVDPLDGGGQFCDRGSSYRPVIFPQGEPQQQQAQASLQAAARELGQPVSAIQVKIKPFTRFWPAEGYHQDYAELNSVKYRYYRWACGRDRRLDQVWGSKARTRGAWVSAR
- a CDS encoding leucyl aminopeptidase, whose protein sequence is MAADIRCTADNLTSWSGDSLAVGLFSGDAGSSSRHLLIERFGTGVADRLEQRRFKGKPGECLSIDLLGQTPSLLVLVGLGAPADFGPEQLRGAVAAASKQAATAGAGQLGLAMPVEGLAANNAAAAMAEAVRLSLFCDQRFKSEADAKPGPERIELLGLSEDAQAAVSASAAVCSGVELARELVAAPPNVVTPAALADTAAAIAADFGLELKVLERDDCEALGMGSYLAVAQGSDLPPKFIHLTYRPAGSVERRLVLVGKGLTFDSGGYNLKTAGSQIDMMKYDMGGSAAVLGAMRAIAELKPAGVEVHMIVAACENMISGGAIHPGAIVKASNGKTIEINNTDAEGRLTLADALVYACKLEPDAVVDLATLTGACVIALGEEIAGLWSPCDTLAKSLIEAGSQGGENLWRMPLRASYREGLKSGLADMKNTGPRPGGSITAALFLQDFVTPELPWAHLDIAGTVWSDKGRGLDPAGATGYGVRTLVNWVRAGGPA
- a CDS encoding GIY-YIG nuclease family protein translates to MGKGSTSRQGDLFVQALGAQGGSQDLPLQKHQLLQWQERLLAFQQPRFVAVAEGRSIAAGQINLLDGDVAGPAATVQRLDPLALAPQHLQFWRWPESNNLGAALYFVIDRPPHLAGHLLLYVGETGQADRRWKGEHDCKSYLAAYGEALQQVGFASQLSIRFWSDAPTTVRPRRSLEQALIRHWLPPFNKETRARWATPFTADID
- a CDS encoding helix-hairpin-helix domain-containing protein encodes the protein MARGHWLDPLARSLLEATGQIQRRPKPAPAPERAVSGDEDVERDLLELKLRQDPQRRLHNSSEALRAAALGWRLDVNRASADDWLRLPGITAAQVDLLLRLQHGGVQLSGLDDLERLLELPRSQVMAWEPLLLFRWYGDGAPLRASLTPVDLNHASAASLERELPQLDGVRRARLLRERQRAPFNDLADLQQRLQLPPALVEELIGKVRFGQGPAGPQLPRSA
- a CDS encoding response regulator transcription factor — encoded protein: MDFTPLIEEVRAHVDHGNQLMEPHRVVAAMGSRMALSLLVSAIRPGHQLVGATTTEITALELLQAKNADLLLCTDRLEQGNGGSLVATAKARHPELSAVMIVTQPRRLITIRRAVEAGCDGVCLESQIGRGTVALALKTVSAGAAYTEKGLYKQYFEGYSGLGDAPLAELTLRELEVLQLMAADATNQEIAGALFISAETVKSHVAQIFHKLAARSRLHAAVKGIRLGLVEWPEDR
- a CDS encoding DUF1825 family protein produces the protein MAFFDSEIVQEEAKRLFGDYQQLMQLGGEYGKFDREGKKLFIERMEELMDRYRVFMKRFELSEDFQAKLTVEQLRTQLGQFGMTPEQMFEQMQRTLERMKGELEKEA
- the tyrS gene encoding tyrosine--tRNA ligase, with protein sequence MAKGAWELPQWLERGVADLFPAGEVASDPDQQLAARLAQAENDGRRLRIKLGIDPTGSDIHLGHSILFRKLRAFQDAGHTAVLIIGDFTARIGDPTGKSATRVQLTAEQVEANAATYLAQLGQGQDPARSLLDFETPARLEVRRNSEWLAGLDLPKVIELLGISTVGQMLAKEDFANRYGSGTPISLHEFLYPLLQGYDSVAVQADVELGGTDQKFNVATGRDLQRHFGQSTQFGMLLPILPGLDGVQKMSKSLGNTVGLSEDPLSMYSKLEKVPDAVVEEYLTLLTDLDLEALPANPRERQKAMALEVTRQRHGDAAAQQAQADAGKLVGGASGSGAADAEVPEASLEGVNFPAKAFYLLSAVGICASSSEARRQIQGGGVKLDGEKLSDPNQEFAGPDQLAGKVLQLGKKTFRRLVPG